A single Prevotella sp. E15-22 DNA region contains:
- a CDS encoding Fic family protein, whose translation MKHLNIKKALAAWQELQPLSEKDRERLSRRFTVDFNYNSNHIEGNTLTYGQTEILLLFGKVIGEADVHAVQEMTASNVGLKMMTEEARVKEMPLTQNFIRTLHKTLLREDYTVYRNLPGGQQTSYVIDGLSTSVTTRQCSNELGTVLAVPSVHAGQYKTRPNSVITRYGDRFEYASPEETPGLMTDLVDWYNEAEKEGKLSPIELAALFHYRYIRIHPFEDGNGRIARLMVNFILMRHDYPMIVVRSRKKSEYLEALHQADMEVGPVPADGAHAEIKDIRPFMKYFNELVATEVYNDVLFVSEKDENVWWYDGERIAFRTPNYTKILNAMRTLPTLTLADMMEETGISMAAIQKLLDRLIEKKYVERGEKDGSWRVFVTQ comes from the coding sequence CTGGCGGCATGGCAGGAGTTACAACCTCTATCGGAGAAAGATAGGGAGAGGCTAAGTCGTAGATTCACCGTAGACTTTAACTACAACAGCAACCATATTGAGGGTAATACGCTGACGTATGGGCAGACGGAGATCCTGTTGCTGTTTGGAAAGGTGATAGGTGAGGCTGATGTGCATGCAGTACAAGAGATGACGGCGAGCAATGTGGGGCTGAAGATGATGACTGAGGAGGCTCGCGTGAAGGAGATGCCGCTGACGCAGAACTTTATCCGAACATTGCATAAAACATTGTTGAGGGAGGATTATACGGTGTATCGCAATCTGCCCGGAGGACAGCAAACTAGCTATGTTATTGACGGATTGTCGACTTCCGTCACGACTCGACAATGCTCGAACGAGCTCGGCACTGTGCTCGCTGTTCCGTCAGTTCATGCTGGGCAGTATAAAACTCGACCGAACAGCGTGATTACCCGCTATGGTGACCGTTTTGAGTATGCTTCGCCAGAGGAGACACCAGGGCTGATGACGGATTTGGTGGATTGGTACAATGAGGCTGAAAAGGAAGGGAAGTTGTCGCCTATAGAACTGGCGGCGTTGTTTCACTACCGCTACATCCGCATTCACCCGTTTGAGGATGGTAATGGACGTATTGCCCGCCTGATGGTGAACTTTATATTGATGCGTCATGATTATCCGATGATAGTGGTGAGAAGCCGCAAGAAGAGCGAATATCTGGAGGCCCTGCATCAGGCTGATATGGAAGTAGGGCCTGTGCCTGCAGACGGTGCTCATGCTGAGATAAAGGACATCAGGCCTTTCATGAAGTACTTCAACGAGTTGGTGGCTACGGAGGTGTACAACGATGTGCTGTTTGTGAGCGAGAAGGATGAGAACGTTTGGTGGTATGACGGGGAGAGGATAGCTTTCCGTACGCCGAACTACACGAAGATTCTGAACGCCATGCGCACGCTGCCTACGCTGACGCTGGCAGACATGATGGAAGAAACGGGCATCAGCATGGCTGCCATACAGAAACTGCTGGACAGGCTGATTGAGAAGAAGTATGTGGAGCGGGGCGAGAAGGATGGCAGCTGGCGGGTGTTTGTGACACAGTGA
- a CDS encoding Fic family protein codes for MIETPPQIDNQEMLDCLVTSPPEDVAALVDKINEEYEYWDTVKYKKSTQKCSSKKLWTYVKVSRMRNMINVWPQFNMFLGVTNQMQRICYELDMNFGGSWGTSSIIPGDSKERYLVSSLMEEAIFSSQMEGAATTRQVAKEMLRKKMTPKDKSQQMIANNYQTIQFVVQNQDTPLTIELLQRIHRLMTENTLDNPEDAGRFRTNDDVVVENGITHEIVHRPPSYTELPSFVKDLCKFFNDEKTKVFIHPIIRGIIIHFMIAYMHPFVDGNGRTARALFYWYMLKQKYWLTEYLSISRVIANSKKSYEKSFLYTEADGNDMGYFVAYNLRVLDISFKQLQRYLKRKQDEKKAANTFLQLGDINDRQAQIIKMFVDNPKEVITVKDIQCKYLISATTAKNDIMGLVNRDLINEFAFNKVKRGYVRSDKFEDAVKPFLK; via the coding sequence ATAATAGAAACCCCTCCCCAAATTGATAATCAGGAGATGTTGGATTGTTTAGTCACTTCTCCTCCTGAAGATGTTGCTGCATTGGTGGATAAGATAAATGAAGAATATGAGTATTGGGATACTGTTAAGTACAAAAAGAGTACCCAAAAGTGTTCTTCCAAGAAGTTGTGGACTTATGTAAAGGTCTCTAGGATGAGGAATATGATTAATGTATGGCCTCAATTCAATATGTTTCTTGGCGTTACTAACCAAATGCAACGAATATGTTATGAGCTTGATATGAACTTTGGTGGTTCTTGGGGAACGAGTTCCATAATACCAGGAGACAGTAAAGAGAGATACTTGGTTAGTTCACTGATGGAAGAGGCTATATTCTCTAGTCAAATGGAAGGTGCTGCTACAACACGACAGGTGGCAAAGGAGATGCTTCGCAAGAAGATGACACCAAAGGACAAGTCGCAGCAGATGATAGCTAACAACTATCAGACAATCCAATTTGTAGTCCAGAATCAAGATACACCTTTGACTATAGAACTATTACAGCGCATTCATCGTCTGATGACTGAGAATACATTGGATAATCCTGAGGATGCTGGAAGATTCCGTACAAACGATGATGTGGTGGTAGAAAACGGTATCACCCACGAGATAGTACATCGTCCTCCTTCATATACAGAGTTGCCTTCTTTTGTAAAAGACCTATGTAAGTTTTTTAATGATGAAAAAACGAAGGTCTTTATTCATCCTATTATTCGGGGTATTATTATCCATTTTATGATTGCTTATATGCATCCATTTGTTGATGGTAATGGAAGAACTGCACGAGCTCTTTTCTATTGGTATATGCTGAAGCAGAAGTATTGGTTGACAGAATATCTTTCTATATCAAGGGTTATTGCAAATTCGAAGAAATCGTACGAGAAGTCCTTCTTGTATACAGAAGCAGATGGTAATGATATGGGGTATTTTGTGGCCTATAATCTGAGAGTGCTAGATATTTCATTTAAACAGTTGCAACGTTATCTGAAACGAAAACAGGACGAAAAGAAAGCTGCAAATACGTTCCTACAGTTAGGAGATATCAATGACCGACAGGCTCAGATTATTAAGATGTTTGTTGATAATCCGAAGGAAGTCATCACAGTTAAAGATATTCAATGTAAGTACTTAATTAGTGCTACGACTGCAAAGAATGATATTATGGGCCTTGTGAATCGTGATCTAATTAATGAGTTTGCCTTTAATAAGGTTAAGAGAGGCTATGTGAGAAGTGATAAATTTGAAGATGCTGTCAAACCATTCTTAAAGTAA
- a CDS encoding DNA alkylation repair protein — protein sequence MTAKEIIVYMESLRNEAQRKVLMGFFKTGPGEYGEGDEFLGLKVPQTREVVKSVPQDFPLEEVPELLMNHWHEVRLCGFLILVAKFEKLATKRLENNEEAIKGRDEILQLYLKYAEQANNWDLVDLSVHKILGHWLLLPSHLGDKAYKIKVLDDLAQSPCLWKQRMSIVCSWKTSQMGDPSWCLRYAEIHLHHPHDLMHKAVGWMLREMGKRVSMDLLRDFLHQHAHEMPRTMLRYAIEKMSDAERKQWMSIRA from the coding sequence ATGACAGCAAAGGAGATAATAGTTTATATGGAGTCGTTGCGCAACGAAGCGCAACGCAAGGTTTTGATGGGCTTTTTCAAAACCGGCCCAGGCGAGTACGGCGAAGGCGACGAGTTCCTAGGCCTGAAAGTGCCCCAGACAAGGGAGGTGGTCAAAAGCGTACCCCAGGACTTTCCTTTAGAAGAGGTTCCTGAGTTATTGATGAACCACTGGCACGAAGTACGCCTCTGCGGCTTCCTTATTTTGGTGGCAAAATTCGAAAAGCTCGCTACAAAACGCCTGGAGAACAACGAGGAAGCGATAAAAGGTCGTGACGAGATCCTTCAACTGTACCTCAAATATGCCGAGCAAGCCAACAACTGGGACCTGGTCGATTTGTCTGTCCATAAGATTCTGGGCCATTGGCTCCTGTTGCCAAGCCACCTTGGCGACAAAGCCTATAAGATAAAGGTCCTCGATGACCTTGCCCAAAGCCCTTGCCTGTGGAAACAACGCATGAGCATCGTCTGCTCATGGAAGACCTCACAGATGGGCGACCCCTCCTGGTGCCTCCGTTATGCCGAGATCCACCTCCACCACCCTCACGATTTGATGCATAAAGCCGTCGGCTGGATGCTAAGAGAAATGGGTAAGCGCGTCTCCATGGACCTCCTCCGCGACTTCCTCCACCAGCATGCCCACGAAATGCCTCGCACCATGCTCCGCTATGCCATCGAAAAGATGTCCGATGCCGAACGCAAGCAATGGATGTCCATCCGCGCATAG
- a CDS encoding NAD-dependent epimerase/dehydratase family protein, translating into MEKIDLNHKTILVTGAAGFIGSNLVKRLLNDLSGATIVGIDNMNDYYDPTLKEYRLRELENNATTDLTDKTDYPLNPSHPWSNKWIFVRGDISDKPTIDKLFDDYHFDVVVNLAAQAGVRYSITNPDAYIQSNLIGFYNILEACRNHPVEHLVYASSSSVYGGNKKVPFSTDDRVDNPVSLYAATKKSNELMAHCYSKLYDIPSTGLRFFTVYGPAGRPDMAYFGFTNKLLKGDTIQIYNYGNCRRDFTYVDDIVEGIVRVMQGAPERKKGEDGLPIPPYAVYNIGGGQPENLLDFVTILQEELVRAGVLPQDFDFEAHKQLVPMQPGDVPTTYADATALERDYGFTPKITLREGLRHFAEWYKQYYF; encoded by the coding sequence ATGGAAAAAATTGATTTAAACCACAAAACCATTCTGGTTACAGGTGCAGCCGGTTTCATCGGCAGCAACCTTGTTAAGCGTCTGCTTAACGACCTTTCAGGTGCCACTATCGTAGGCATCGACAACATGAATGATTACTACGACCCCACCCTCAAGGAGTACCGTTTGCGGGAACTGGAGAATAATGCGACCACGGATCTAACAGATAAAACGGATTATCCGTTAAATCCGAGTCATCCGTGGTCGAATAAATGGATCTTCGTTCGTGGTGATATCTCCGACAAGCCTACCATCGACAAGCTCTTCGACGACTATCACTTTGATGTGGTCGTGAACCTGGCCGCTCAGGCCGGTGTGCGCTATTCGATTACCAATCCCGATGCCTATATCCAGAGCAACCTCATTGGCTTCTACAATATTTTGGAGGCCTGCCGCAACCACCCTGTTGAGCATCTGGTATATGCATCCAGTTCCAGCGTTTATGGCGGCAACAAAAAGGTGCCCTTCTCTACCGACGATCGTGTGGATAATCCCGTGTCACTCTATGCCGCCACTAAGAAGAGCAACGAGCTCATGGCCCACTGCTACTCGAAGCTCTACGACATCCCCTCTACCGGCTTGCGCTTCTTCACCGTCTATGGTCCTGCCGGTCGTCCGGACATGGCCTATTTCGGCTTCACCAACAAACTGCTGAAGGGTGACACCATCCAAATCTACAACTATGGCAACTGCCGTCGCGACTTCACTTACGTCGATGACATCGTTGAGGGCATCGTGCGCGTGATGCAGGGTGCTCCCGAGCGCAAGAAGGGCGAAGACGGACTCCCCATCCCACCCTATGCTGTGTATAACATCGGTGGCGGTCAGCCCGAGAACCTGCTCGATTTTGTCACCATCCTGCAGGAGGAACTCGTTCGTGCCGGTGTTCTGCCTCAGGACTTTGATTTCGAGGCCCACAAGCAACTCGTCCCCATGCAGCCCGGTGATGTCCCCACCACCTATGCCGATGCCACCGCCCTTGAGCGCGATTATGGCTTCACGCCCAAGATCACGCTGAGAGAGGGATTAAGGCATTTCGCTGAGTGGTACAAACAATACTATTTTTAA
- a CDS encoding GxxExxY protein — protein sequence MLLYSDLSYAINGAAFQVYNKLGHGFLEAVYQEALEIEFQRRGIPYEREKELKITYDGVELKQTYKADFVCYGKIIVELKAVSALDDGHRSQVYNYLHATGYKLGLLYNFGCSDGLEKERIVV from the coding sequence GTGTTGTTATATAGCGACCTAAGTTATGCTATCAATGGAGCTGCGTTCCAGGTTTACAACAAGCTTGGTCATGGCTTTCTTGAAGCAGTATATCAAGAAGCATTGGAAATAGAATTCCAACGTCGTGGCATTCCGTATGAAAGAGAGAAAGAATTGAAAATAACGTATGATGGTGTAGAGCTAAAACAAACTTATAAAGCAGATTTCGTCTGCTATGGGAAGATAATCGTAGAACTGAAGGCTGTAAGTGCATTAGATGATGGTCACAGATCTCAGGTTTATAATTACCTGCATGCCACAGGCTACAAGCTTGGTTTACTCTACAACTTCGGATGTTCTGATGGACTGGAGAAAGAACGTATAGTTGTATAA
- a CDS encoding galactokinase family protein, whose product MQYHIFSPYRVCPLGAHVDHQHGLVTGFAINKGVDLWFDVAEDGHVHLESKTFEGVVDFDIDAPSQVRERHWGDYARGAKYALKKRFELTRGITGVIQGSLPVGGLSSSAAVLIAYVMAFAKANNITLQPFEVVKIASEAEREYIGLNNGLLDQACIALSKKDQLLFLDCDSNEYRLIPFGSSVVEKETNTDLSDKTDHPSNPSHPCSTIPFEIGIFFSGLTRSLVNSDYNLRVYECKTAAWNMLAYTEQPLKTFDKTFLRDIPKATFDKTRIAMPARFARRAEHFYSEYRRVRQGVTAWETGNLKLFGKLSFDSCESSIHNYECGSPELIAIYEIMRSLPGVYGGRFSGAGFKGACIALVDPAHKAEIEKALTERYLAQFPEYEKTFKVFWVRPDDGARFV is encoded by the coding sequence ATGCAGTATCACATTTTCTCGCCCTATCGCGTATGTCCCTTGGGCGCTCATGTTGACCACCAGCATGGTCTGGTCACGGGTTTTGCCATCAACAAGGGTGTCGACCTGTGGTTCGATGTTGCCGAGGATGGTCATGTCCACCTCGAGAGTAAGACTTTCGAGGGAGTCGTAGATTTCGATATTGACGCCCCCTCTCAGGTACGCGAGCGCCATTGGGGCGACTATGCCCGAGGTGCCAAGTACGCCCTCAAGAAGCGCTTCGAACTCACGCGAGGCATCACGGGTGTTATCCAGGGCTCACTGCCTGTAGGTGGACTCTCATCTTCAGCAGCGGTATTAATTGCCTACGTGATGGCGTTTGCCAAGGCGAATAATATCACCCTTCAGCCCTTCGAGGTAGTAAAAATTGCTTCCGAGGCCGAGCGCGAATATATCGGACTCAACAACGGTCTGCTCGATCAGGCCTGCATCGCCCTGAGCAAAAAGGACCAACTCTTATTCTTAGACTGCGATTCTAACGAATACCGACTGATACCTTTTGGTTCATCCGTGGTCGAAAAAGAAACGAACACAGATCTTTCGGATAAAACGGATCATCCGTCCAATCCGAGTCATCCGTGTTCAACAATCCCCTTCGAGATTGGCATTTTCTTCAGTGGCCTCACACGTTCACTTGTCAACAGTGATTACAATCTGCGTGTGTACGAGTGTAAGACGGCCGCATGGAATATGCTGGCCTATACCGAACAGCCGCTCAAGACGTTCGACAAGACCTTCCTGCGCGATATCCCCAAGGCCACCTTCGACAAGACCCGTATTGCCATGCCCGCCCGTTTTGCCCGTCGTGCAGAGCATTTTTATAGCGAGTATCGTCGTGTGCGCCAGGGTGTAACAGCTTGGGAGACGGGCAACCTCAAACTCTTCGGAAAACTCTCGTTCGACAGCTGTGAGTCGAGTATCCACAACTACGAGTGTGGCTCGCCCGAGCTCATCGCCATCTACGAAATCATGCGCTCCCTCCCCGGCGTCTATGGCGGTCGCTTCTCTGGTGCCGGCTTCAAAGGCGCCTGCATCGCCTTAGTCGATCCTGCCCACAAAGCAGAAATCGAAAAAGCCCTCACAGAGCGCTATCTCGCCCAGTTCCCTGAATACGAAAAGACCTTCAAGGTCTTCTGGGTCCGTCCAGACGACGGAGCCCGATTCGTTTAA